In Bombus huntii isolate Logan2020A chromosome 9, iyBomHunt1.1, whole genome shotgun sequence, a single window of DNA contains:
- the LOC126869373 gene encoding bromodomain adjacent to zinc finger domain protein 2B-like isoform X5 yields the protein MEKENSASGGGGGGGGGGGGEAAATATPGATSASEKLQADQANPLLDPTALFGAYWPRGDSAASSLFGGMPGGYGLGAHHLPSAYAILGRGGSAPGFGGHTPASAPPPPPYSHSSLGTLSVAASQAASLGINPASAAWWTMASHLAAQDYLARLQGAAGLPGFPPGAESLLPPYPASLLNPPSLSSHKSSKSKSSKSHKTPASSSSSTTPSMTGSSLPVSTQAPVTSSHHSTSTSSTPNSQTNVVSSAKEGSDPSSILGGVRLPPDTEIIKYTSSIVGPKVPGTTNRGRKKTISLDTPSVSVHPPPVPALSAHQTNTTTSSLMMEPRKYNRTGTESNDYRESVDRVEVIKLPAHSTNGSALPAPSSYTTTTNASNSNDSDAPLNLSLKPSTTSSSSPISGSQPLSQLSNLSQSLLASDRTSRRKPGPKPRRVPQNSVPVPASPSPSLAQLFAAADSPQRPSSGSEESESASTTHHKDGRPRNLGRGVSKPKKNTVASLLAQSRALGIKPTPTLDPSVPLSHQVSLLRSNILAAQLHATATGQADDKNQVNFIRSLQEKMKNKVLEVSGEESNMDVTSESGSNTDVVTDTDDDNADGVSSAKRRKVKPSERDLQVPLERGWKRETVIKGLGKSGVIKGDVSYYSPCGKTFRSSPDLAKFLEQQNPPDLTTANFSFSSRPLVGEFLQPTMGLAEAEFVRLGAQEVARRLEELRAAGGFRDVRTNNQYEREKLAYAKKLAKEEAQRHKEQARLIKEQEKTERQEAVRREREIRNQQLLEGRKRLAFTIKQKMKIIQEIERGKSKSDVARELGLASSTVATIWKNRESIAESWRNRDMMQHSDVEDTVAKKSGLSSSSSNLASVTSLVTNNTVLNTVNTTNSSTTGTTLPTAIVVAPPQVQVVPPPPPPPLPLPTTSATVVPSTSQPTQLSTPPISSTMSTGTTTTTNASMDNTQQAQTQTQSQELLEARKKRQEEVEKIRLEEQQRKQQERELKRQQAVMLKEQMYMQELTKQREMLYTVELERERRRQHMALVRALENRRKMEEREKKRLEARAERIATKEKRAEQRKVEMELIEQIRKPVEDMELTDHRPLPELKRLPGLKLSGQAFADIVMVFEFLHNFGETLGFDMESLPSLKSLQLALLNDEEAEEELLSVMTHLLVCAIEDPGIPQPARHTTGLGQSLRQADITHANISEVLRIYLYANATGEVKALTGVCLERERDKKFADHHQNGGDYASTCSGKNAQFYEHLHNNETWKMSERLRDKPFLALNPTHKAQMLAFLCNELLQNKAVIRQIEGSLETVAQLRKERFVLDTKIRKLRQLHSRKVRMEAVGVIVNKTGDTITIEKKEVDEEGNTTSTAVGTTPTPDEIHHEDEVEDMSENESEGTQPEEEEDKNLSGEELGKKLDKLLKQSEEQLQKLNSFSKQLRAHIFGQDRYWRRYWELACAGGIFVEAMESAEPEILELQAELDEKYKNVSMEEKSETKQEDTKVENRENEAPNDVKKEKKFNSSEQEADVKPLADKTKSESEDVNCKKEPMQNCENLANMKEEKKNDLDNSMTDAKTNVTSEEIKQETEIVSMDVDIKEETKKENDEADEDMKPAVKIMEDKIVETIPNGDKFNHVNNLHNGKELNGTFISNNSNESNWFSILPRETCDTPGPSTKQIFGIAEPTELRIPVFPPPASPNYDRCDSPAPLILTQDEAAQLEYLKVHGLPPPGEAKPVPKDLRYGWWRITDVDTFQELLEHLHSRGVREKELKRTTWATMESFLAVTGKINVDPGNLTATELQATPDEPDTPIPKPDNPADWSEQVALRVDAQLLEQVEALEDKVANASMQIKGWKLPPRAGTEEAEEIEKLNEMEKISAVEQARQRLLSLEAAIERRYLKPPLGVCTGDPNLAALKAEQAAAANANSNNSDQSNQTPIPQEETTPRGLNNWREATARAHTSAQLAMALYMLEASIAWDKSIMKAVSLTPARNSVCVKLRNRCVSLKATTQYNQLLTTSQASNCQFCHSGDNEDKLLLCDGCDRGYHTYCFRPKMENIPDGDWYCHECMNKATGERNCLVCGKRVGKNLVLCELCPRAYHTDCHNPVMPKMPRGKWYCSNCHSKQPKKRNSSRRSHTKGAGTRESESSDHPPASPTPSTASNTHVEDVSSSEPATPTASPRKEGNNRTLTKKQQRELAPCKVLLEQLEQQDEAWPFLLPVNTKQFPTYKKIIKTPMDLSTIKKKLQDSVYKSRDEFCADVRQMFINCEVFNEDDSPVGKAGHGMRSFFEMRWTEITGAPPPHPQTHS from the exons CGTATTGGCCTCGAGGCGACAGTGCAGCTTCGTCGTTATTCGGCGGAATGCCGGGCGGATATGGATTGGGGGCCCATCATTTACCATCGGCTTATGCCATCTTGGGCCGTGGTGGCTCTGCTCCTGGATTCGGGGGGCACACACCAGCTTCCGCTCCACCACCACCTCCATACTCCCATAGCAGCCTTGGTACTCTGAGTGTAGCTGCCAGTCAGGCTGCGAGTTTAG GTATCAATCCTGCTAGTGCAGCGTGGTGGACAATGGCCTCACATTTAGCTGCACAGGACTACCTCGCGAGGTTACAAGGAGCGGCAGGGCTACCCGGATTTCCGCCTGGTGCCGAGAGCCTTCTGCCACCCTATCCTGCCTCTCTACTTAATCCCCCGTCCCTATCGTCACACAAGTCTAGTAAGT CTAAGTCAAGTAAGAGTCACAAGACGCCAGCGAGCAGTAGCAGCTCGACGACGCCGAGTATGACGGGCAGCAGTTTACCGGTTTCGACTCAAGCACCAGTCACGTCGTCTCATCACAGCACGTCGACCAGCAGCACGCCGAATTCGCAAACGAACGTTGTCAG TTCTGCGAAAGAGGGCAG cgATCCTAGCAGTATATTAGGAGGTGTACGCCTACCACCTGATACTGAGATTATCAAGTACACGTCGAGCATAGTCGGTCCAAAGGTTCCTGGCACAACGAACCGCGGGAGGAAGAAGACtatatccttagacacaccgaGTGTGAGTGTGCATCCACCGCCGGTACCTGCTCTGAGTGCTCATCAGACAAACACCACGACATCCTCGTTAATGATGGAACCGAGAAAATATAATCGCACGGGG ACCGAGTCGAACGATTATAGGGAGTCGGTGGATCGCGTGGAGGTGATCAAACTGCCGGCGCACTCGACAAACGGCTCTGCCTTACCAGCGCCATCGTCGTATACAACAACCACTAACGCGAGCAATTCGAATGATTCGGACGCGCCGCTGAACCTCTCGCTGAAACCCTCGACGACGAGCAGTAGCTCGCCGATTTCAGGCAGTCAGCCGCTCAGTCAGCTCAGTAATTTAAGTCAGTCGTTACTCGCCTCCGATCGAACTT CGAGAAGAAAGCCAGGACCGAAGCCTCGAAGGGTGCCACAGAATTCCGTACCGGTGCCAGCATCGCCGAGTCCATCCTTGGCGCAGCTGTTCGCTGCAGCGGATTCACCTCAACGACCGAGCAGCGGAAGCGAGGAGAGCGAGAGCGCTAGCACAACCCACCACAAAGATGGTCGGCCGAGAAACTTGGGCCGTGGAGTATCTAAACCGAAGAAGAACACGGTGGCCTCGCTGCTAGCTCAGAGTAGAGCTTTGGGAATCAAACCGACGCCCACTTTGGATCCTAGTGTGCCATTGTCTCATCAGGTCTCGTTACTTAGGTCGAATATTCTGGCTGCTCAATTGCATGCCACTGCCACTGGCCAGGCTGATGACAAGAATCAGGTAAATTTCATA CGGTCTTTACAGGAGAAGATGAAGAACAAGGTGCTCGAGGTATCCGGTGAGGAGAGTAACATGGACGTGACGAGCGAGAGCGGCAGCAACACCGACGTTGTGACGGACACCGACGACGACAACGCGGATGGCGTGTCTAGCgcgaagagaagaaaagtgAAGCCTAGCGAGAGGGATCTCCAGGTGCCGCTTGAGCGTGGCTGGAAGCGAGAGACCGTCATCAAGGGATTAGGAAAGTCAGGGGTGATAAAGGGTGACGTGTCTTATTATAGTCCTTGTGGAAAGACGTTCAGGAGTAGTCCGGATTTGGCGAAG TTTTTGGAGCAACAGAATCCACCCGACTTAACGACGGCAAACTTTTCGTTCTCGTCTCGTCCGCTTGTGGGTGAATTCCTACAGCCAACGATGGGTCTCGCGGAGGCGGAATTCGTTAGGTTGGGCGCTCAGGAAGTTGCGAGAAGATTGGAGGAGTTGAGAGCCGCAGGTGGTTTCAGGGACGTGCGAACAAACAATCAGTACGAGAGGGAGAAACTGGCATATGCAAAAAAGCTAGCGAAAGAGGAGGCGCAACGACACAAGGAGCAAGCTAG GCTCATCAAGGAGCAAGAGAAAACGGAAAGGCAGGAGGCAGTGAGGCGAGAGCGGGAAATTCGAAATCAACAGCTGCTCGAG GGTCGAAAGCGGCTAGCGTTCACGATCAAGCAGAAAATGAAGATCATCCAAGAGATCGAACGCGGTAAGAGCAAGAGCGACGTGGCGCGCGAGCTGGGTCTGGCTAGCAGCACGGTGGCCACCATTTGGAAGAATCGGGAAAGCATCGCGGAGAGCTGGAGGAACCGCGACATGATGCAGCACTCTGATGTCGAGGACACGGTCGCAAAAAAGTCCGGCCTGTCCTCATCATCGTCGAATTTGGCGTCCGTCACGTCGTTGGTGACGAACAATACGGTGTTAAACACCGTCAACACCACCAACAGTAGCACCACCGGCACCACGTTGCCCACCGCCATCGTGGTGGCACCGCCACAGGTGCAGGTGGTGCCGCCGCCACCACCACCGCCTCTCCCATTGCCGACCACCTCCGCCACGGTCGTCCCGTCGACGTCGCAACCGACGCAGCTCTCCACACCGCCAATCTCCAGCACCATGTCCACAggcaccaccaccaccaccaacGCCAGCATGGACAATACTCAGCAGGCCCAGACCCAGACGCAAAGTCAGGAGCTTCTGGAG GCTCGGAAAAAACGGCAGGAAGAGGTGGAGAAGATACGACTGGAAGAGCAACAACGGAAGCAACAG GAACGAGAACTGAAGCGGCAGCAGGCGGTTATGCTGAAAGAACAG ATGTACATGCAGGAGCTCACCAAGCAGCGCGAGATGCTCTACACCGTCGAGCTG GAGAGAGAACGAAGGAGACAGCACATGGCGTTGGTTCGAGCGTTGGAAAATCGACGAAAAATggaggaaagagagaagaaacggTTGGAGGCGAGAGCCGAGAGAATAGCGACGAAGGAGAAACGAGCTGAACAGAGGAAAGTTGAGATGGAACTGATCGAACAGATCAGAAAGCCTGTCGAGGACATGGAGCTAACGG ATCACAGACCACTGCCAGAATTGAAACGACTACCTGGTCTCAAGCTGTCCGGTCAGGCATTCGCAGACATTGTGATGGTGTTCGAATTTCTGCATAATTTCGGCGAGACTTTAGGCTTTG ATATGGAATCGCTCCCAAGCCTAAAAAGCCTCCAACTCGCGCTGCTAAACGATGAGGAAGCTGAGGAAGAACTTCTTTCCGTGATGACACATCTGTTAGTATGCGCGATCGAAGATCCAGGAATCCCTCAACCGGCAAGGCATACAACCGGTCTTGGTCAAAGTTTACGTCAAGCTGATATAACGCACGCTAACATCAGCGAAGTCTTACGAATCTACTTATACGCGAACGCGACAGGAGAAGTGAAGGCTTTGACAGGAGTATGTTTGGAACGAGAGCGTGACAAGAAATTCGCAGATCATCATCAGAATGGCGGTGACTATGCCTCGACCTGTTCAGGAAAGAACGCTCAATTCTACGAACACTTGCACAACAACGAAACATGGAAGATGTCCGAGAGGCTGAGGGACAAACCGTTCCTGGCCTTGAATCCCACGCATAAGGCGCAGATGCTCGCGTTTCTCTGCAACGAGCTATTGCAGAACAAGGCTGTGATCCGACAGATCGAAGGTAGCTTGGAGACGGTAGCTCAATTGAGGAAAGAGAGATTTGTGTTGGATACAAAAATTAGGAA ATTGAGGCAGTTGCATAGTCGAAAGGTTCGAATGGAAGCAGTTGGCGTAATCGTTAACAAAACTGGGGATACTATTACGATCGAGAAGAAAGAGGTTGACGAAGAAGGTAACACGACGTCGACAGCAGTGGGGACGACACCCACTCCTGATGAAATTCATCACGAAGACGAGGTTGAAGACATGTCCGAGAATGAGAGCGAAGGAACTCAGCCAGAGGAG GAGGAGGACAAAAATCTGTCCGGCGAAGAACTGGGTAAAAAATTGGATAAACTGTTGAAACAGTCAGAGGAACAGTTGCAGAAATTGAACAGCTTCTCGAAACAGCTACGAGCACATATATTTGGGCAAGACAGATACTGGAGAAGATACTGGGAGCTGGCATGCGCTGGTGGCATCTTCGTCGAAGCCATGGAAAGCGCTGAACCAGAAATCCTAGAATTGCAGGCTGAACTAGACGAAAAGTACAAAAACGTGTCGATGGAGGAAAAATCAGAAACGAAGCAGGAGGACACCAAAGTCGAGAATCGCGAGAACGAAGCTCCTAACGACgtgaagaaggagaagaaattCAATTCGAGCGAGCAAGAGGCCGACGTCAAGCCTTTGGCGGACAAAACGAAATCTGAAAGTGAAGATGTTAATTGCAAGAAAGAACCTATGCAAAACTGCGAGAATTTGGCGAACAtgaaggaagagaaaaagaatgaTTTGGATAATTCGATGACCGATGCGAAGACCAACGTCACGTCTGAAGAGATTAAACAAGAAACAGAGATAGTTAGTATGGATGTCGATATCAAAGAAGAGACGAAGAAGGAGAACGACGAAGCAGATGAAGACATGAAACCAGCGGTGAAGATAATGGAAGATAAAATCGTCGAAACAATTCCAAACGGTGATAAGTTCAACCATGTTAACAATCTTCATAATGGAAAAGAATTAAACGGCACATTTATATCTA ATAATAGCAACGAATCCAATTGGTTCTCGATTTTACCTCGCGAGACTTGCGATACTCCAGGACCAAGTACCAAGCAAATATTTGGAATAGCCGAACCAACCGAACTGAGAATACCAGTGTTCCCTCCGCCGGCTAGTCCAAATTATGACAGGTGCGACAGTCCAGCTCCTTTGATTTTGACTCAAGACGAAGCAGCGCAACTTGAGTATTTGAAAGTGCATGGTTTACCACCCCCTGGAGAAGCCAAACCAGTACCAAAAG ATTTGAGATATGGTTGGTGGAGAATAACGGACGTAGACACGTTTCAAGAACTATTGGAGCACCTTCATTCTCGCGGTGTTCGCGAGAAGGAACTAAAACGTACAACGTGGGCGACCATGGAATCTTTCCTAGCTGTTACGGGCAAGATCAACGTGGACCCTGGTAACCTGACTGCTACCGAACTTCAAGCGACACCAGACGAACCCGACACACCGATTCCAAAACCAGACAACCCGGCTGACTGGAGTGAACAAGTCGCATTACGGGTAGATGCGCAGCTCTTGGAACAAGTCGAGGCTCTAGAAGATAAAGTCGCAAATGCCAGCATGCAGATCAAAGGCTGGAAGTTACCTCCACGAGCAGGAACCGAAGAGGcagaagaaattgaaaaactgAACGAAATGGAGAAAATTAGCGCGGTTGAACAAGCTCGACAAAGGTTACTATCCCTGGAAGCAGCTATTGAAAGGAGATACTTAAAACCACCGTTAGGCGTTTG TACTGGAGATCCAAATCTAGCGGCCTTAAAGGCAGAACAAGCGGCCGCTGCTAACGCAAATTCGAATAATTCGGATCAGAGCAATCAGACCCCGATACCTCAAGAAGAAACGACTCCAAGAGGGCTGAACAACTGGCGAGAAGCAACGGCTCGAGCACACACGTCCGCTCAGCTCGCCATGGCGCTTTATATGTTGGAGGCCAGCATCGCTTGGGACAAGAGCATCATGAAGGCTGTGAGTCTAACACCAGCTAGAAACTCGGTCTGCGTCAAGCTACGAAACCGCTGCGTCTCACTCAAAGCTACCACTCAATACAATCAGCTATTGACTACTTCTCAGGCCTCT AATTGTCAGTTCTGTCATAGCGGAGATAACGAAGATAAACTATTACTGTGTGATGGTTGTGACCGCGGCTATCATACTTATTGTTTCCGTCCAAAAATGGAAAACATTCCTGATGGTGACTG GTATTGTCACGAATGCATGAACAAAGCTACAGGGGAACGAAACTGTTTGGTATGTGGAAAGAGGGTTGGTAAAAATTTAGTGCTATGTGAACTCTGTCCACGGGCTTATCACACTGACTGCCACAATCCTGTTATGCCAAAa ATGCCAAGGGGTAAATGGTATTGTTCTAATTGCCACAGTAAACAACCAAAGAAGAGAAATAGTAGTCGAAGGAGTCATACCAAAGGGGCAGGCACCAGAGAAAGTGAAAGTTCTGATCATCCACCAGCTAG